One Aquarana catesbeiana isolate 2022-GZ linkage group LG04, ASM4218655v1, whole genome shotgun sequence genomic region harbors:
- the MGME1 gene encoding mitochondrial genome maintenance exonuclease 1 isoform X2 — protein sequence MVTSSKTSCQTPEKIFEEDSFLYGKVVKSKASSQEPEARVPQNRSLMFNSNKVILSVEKTDPSIPVRIALPARDQMASGRLPSVTRILQQTMPMEQAFYLERWKQRMIMELGEEGFIEYTAAVFSQGKLFHARLEDLLVSRDDSIQRPEDTDKMSGYLASVDHVLSDVSGLRTLESTVLHSELKYLGIVDCVAHYRGRLCIIEWKTSEKQKTHIQRTFDNPLQVAAYVGALNHDANYNFQVDCGLVVVAYKDGSPAHAHFMDPELCQYYWDKWLLRLEEYKEKKEEKQ from the exons ATGGTTACATCCTCTAAGACTAGTTGTCAGACTCCAGAGAAGATATTTGAAGAAGACAGCTTCTTGTATGGTAAAGTGGTAAAATCAAAGGCATCATCACAAGAACCTGAAGCTAGAGTGCCCCAGAATCGTTCATTGATGTTCAATTCCAACAAAGTGATACTGTCTGTAGAGAAGACAGACCCCAGTATCCCAGTGAGAATTGCCTTACCAGCCAGAGATCAGATGGCAAGCGGCAGGCTGCCAAGTGTCACCCGTATCCTTCAACAGACCATGCCAATGGAGCAAGCCTTTTATTTGGAAAGGTGGAAGCAAAGAATGATAATGGAACTAGGAGAAGAAGGGTTCATTGAGTACACAGCAG CTGTTTTCTCACAGGGAAAGCTGTTTCATGCAAGGCTGGAGGATCTGCTTGTATCTAGAGATGACAGCATTCAAAGACCAGAAGATACGGATAAGATGTCAGGATACCTGGCCAGTGTGGATCATGTCCTGTCTGACGTTTCAGGGTTGAGGACACTGGAAAGTACTGTTCTCCACTCCGAGCTAAAGTACTTGGGCATCGTAGATTGTGTTGCTCATTATAG GGGAAGACTTTGCATAATAGAATGGAAAACCTCTGAGAAGCAGAAGACACACATACAGAGAACCTTTGACAATCCACTACAGGTTGCTGCTTATGTTGGCGCGCTAAATCATGATGCCAATTATAACTTTCAA GTTGATTGTGGTTTGGTAGTGGTGGCCTATAAAGATGGATCCCCTGCACACGCACATTTTATGGACCCTGAACTCTGCCAGTATTACTGGGACAAGTGGCTGTTACGTCTCGAAGAATATaaggagaaaaaggaggaaaaacaaTAG
- the MGME1 gene encoding mitochondrial genome maintenance exonuclease 1 isoform X1: MLTMKTLHLICRNCRGMTNVLFQYPHTPAFLSTSCTTHSKKNKVNGYEDIDQEKYANLVRMVTSSKTSCQTPEKIFEEDSFLYGKVVKSKASSQEPEARVPQNRSLMFNSNKVILSVEKTDPSIPVRIALPARDQMASGRLPSVTRILQQTMPMEQAFYLERWKQRMIMELGEEGFIEYTAAVFSQGKLFHARLEDLLVSRDDSIQRPEDTDKMSGYLASVDHVLSDVSGLRTLESTVLHSELKYLGIVDCVAHYRGRLCIIEWKTSEKQKTHIQRTFDNPLQVAAYVGALNHDANYNFQVDCGLVVVAYKDGSPAHAHFMDPELCQYYWDKWLLRLEEYKEKKEEKQ, translated from the exons ATGCTGACAATGAAGACGTTGCATCTAATATGCAGAAATTGCAGAGGGATGACAAATGTTCTGTTTCAGTATCCGCACACTCCAGCTTTCCTGTCTACCTCCTGCACCACACACAGCAAGAAAAATAAAGTAAATGGCTATGAAGACATTGATCAGGAGAAGTACGCTAATCTGGTTCGGATGGTTACATCCTCTAAGACTAGTTGTCAGACTCCAGAGAAGATATTTGAAGAAGACAGCTTCTTGTATGGTAAAGTGGTAAAATCAAAGGCATCATCACAAGAACCTGAAGCTAGAGTGCCCCAGAATCGTTCATTGATGTTCAATTCCAACAAAGTGATACTGTCTGTAGAGAAGACAGACCCCAGTATCCCAGTGAGAATTGCCTTACCAGCCAGAGATCAGATGGCAAGCGGCAGGCTGCCAAGTGTCACCCGTATCCTTCAACAGACCATGCCAATGGAGCAAGCCTTTTATTTGGAAAGGTGGAAGCAAAGAATGATAATGGAACTAGGAGAAGAAGGGTTCATTGAGTACACAGCAG CTGTTTTCTCACAGGGAAAGCTGTTTCATGCAAGGCTGGAGGATCTGCTTGTATCTAGAGATGACAGCATTCAAAGACCAGAAGATACGGATAAGATGTCAGGATACCTGGCCAGTGTGGATCATGTCCTGTCTGACGTTTCAGGGTTGAGGACACTGGAAAGTACTGTTCTCCACTCCGAGCTAAAGTACTTGGGCATCGTAGATTGTGTTGCTCATTATAG GGGAAGACTTTGCATAATAGAATGGAAAACCTCTGAGAAGCAGAAGACACACATACAGAGAACCTTTGACAATCCACTACAGGTTGCTGCTTATGTTGGCGCGCTAAATCATGATGCCAATTATAACTTTCAA GTTGATTGTGGTTTGGTAGTGGTGGCCTATAAAGATGGATCCCCTGCACACGCACATTTTATGGACCCTGAACTCTGCCAGTATTACTGGGACAAGTGGCTGTTACGTCTCGAAGAATATaaggagaaaaaggaggaaaaacaaTAG